Within Acidobacteriota bacterium, the genomic segment TGATCCGGAACTACTACGACTCCGGCAGGCCCGAGGTGATGGCCGATCTCCGGAGCGATGCCCGCTGGCTCGCGCGGAAGAGTGAAGAGTGAAGAGTGAAAGAGTGAAAGAAAAGAGTGAAGATCTGAGCGAGTTGGAGACGATCTACGCAACGCGTCTGGTTCTGTCGCCCGCTGAAGCGGGCTCGATATTTTGAGAGGCGCTGCCACTGTCCCCGGCTGAAGCCGGGGGCTATGATCTGTCGCCGCCTTCGGCGGCTGCGTCGGCTTCATCGATTCAGCGAGTTGGAGCCGATCTGCATTTCTCGTTTCGTTCTGTCGCCCGCTCCGCGGGCTCGAAAACGTTCATCTCCGATCAGCCCGCGCCAGCGGGCGACAGGTGCGCCGGCCATCTCCGAGAGACGTTGTTCGTTCTGTCGCCCGCTGAAGCGGGCTCGATATTTTGAGAGGCGCTGCCACTGTCCCCCGGCTGAAGCCGGGGGCTATGATCTGTCGCCGCCTTCGGCGGCTGCGTCGGCTTCATCGATTCAGCGAGTTGGAGCCGATCTGCATTTCTCGTTTCGTTCTGTCGCCCGCTCCGCGGGCTTGAAAACGTGCATCTCCGATCAGCCCGCCAGCGGCCGGAAGATCGAGCGGTCATCTTTGAGGCGTCGAATCTTTGCGAGACCGTTCATCCTCGCTCAGCCCACGGCAGCGGGCGAAAGGACGCCGGCATCTTCGAGGCGTCGAACCCTGCAGGAACGCTCATTTGCGATCAGCCCGCGGCAGCGGGCGGAAGACCTTAGCCCCCGGCTTCAGCCGGGGGATAGTCGTGCTTTCTTTAAGAGATGTCGAGCCCGCGGCAGCGGGCGACAGGTGCGCCGGCCATCTCCGAGAAAACGCCGGTCCGGGAAGAGTGAAGGGCCTCGTTTTCACTGCGCCTCGGGACTTTGAGGTTCGGACTTGCTCCCGCTTTTCTTCGCCGAACCCTTCTTCGCGCTCTTCTTCGCGCTCTTCTTCGTGGCCTTCTTCGTGCTCTTTTTCGTCGCGCTCTTCTTTGCCGGCTTTTTCTTCGCCGATTTCCGGGCGGCTTTCTTCGTCCCGCTCTTTTTAGCGCCGCTCTTCTTCCCCCCGGTTTTCCTCGGCGAGCCCTTGGCCGTCTTCGCCGGTTTGATCTCGCCGGTCAGCGCCGGCGGGGTTGCCGTCGACTTCATTTTGAAGAGATTCTCGTAGTAGTCGGTGGCGAACTTCGCGGTCGACCGTACCGCGGCGAAATTGATCACACCTCCGGCGACCCCGCCGATGATCGGTCCGATCGCGGTCGGCGCTTTTCGCGCGAAGTACCTGCCGGCCACCTTCTTCATCAGACCCTCGGAGGCGCGCTTCTCCAGGCCTTTCTGAATGAGCATACGCGCGCCGCGACGGCCGACCGACGCTCCTGTGGAGATCGCGAGTGTCCCGAGGACCTCTTTGAAGCGGTCCTCGAGGTGTGGCTCCTGTTCGTAGAGAAATGCGATGGAAAGAATCAACCTGCTTTGCTGGCGCACGAGGTTGAAGATGTCGGGACCCATCGCCAGAAGTCCGATGGCTCCTCCCGGCGCTCCCGCGGTGATGCCACCGACCGCGCTCTTGATGGCCGCCCGTCTCGTGAGGACCTTCGCAATCTCCCGCCGGCTGGCCTTCGGCATCTTCTCCTTGAGGGCTTCGACTTCCAGCTTGATCGCGTCTTGGTCGAGCTCCCTGAAAAGGAGCTCGAGCATCGTGTAAAAACCGTCATTCAGCTTGTTCGCGGTCGATTTTTTCAACGGAATCCTCCATTGCCTGGTTCAGTGCCGGCTTGATCGCTTCCTCGGTCTCGGTCCAATGCCGAATCCATTCCGGGAGGCGTTCGGACTCGACGACGATCCCCATCTCTTCGAAGAGCCGTACCGGAGGAACCGTCTGCCGCCGCTCGAGAAAGACCGCCTTCAGAAGGATCGTTGCCGCCGCCCGGCCATCGACCTCGAACCAGTGGACGATGTAGAGCCACTTCGCATCCCAGCCGACGATTCTCGTCCTCAGAGTGAACCGCTGGAAGAGGTCGATCGAGAACCTGAAACGAGCCATCGAGGTCGCGACGACCGGAAACCACCGGTTCTTCATCATGACCGAGGAAAACCCGTTTCCCATCGCCAGATCCAGCCGCCCCAGATCGGAGATGCTGAGATAGCGGCCGTTGTTGAGGTGAAAGTAGAGGTCGGCGTCGGTCGGCAGGACGCGCAGCCGGATGACGGAATCCTCGAAAAGCCCCCGGCGATTCTTTCGACGCAGGCCTCGTATCACCCCGAGAATGATTCTGAAGATGAGCACCATCAGTCGCCGACCTCGATCTTCATCCCCTTGAGATACCGTCCCTCGGGAAAGGTCAGCGGCACGGAGTGATCCGGCGATTCCTCGAGTCGCATCAGGATTCGAGTCTCCCGTCCGGCGTCGATCGCGGCGTCGGCGACGACCTTCTGAAAGAGCTCGAACGCGATGGCACCCGAACAGGAGAACGTGAAGAGAAGACCGCCCGGTGCGAGAAGCTGGAACGCGAGGATGTTGATGTCCTTGTAGCCCCGGCATGCGCGATCGACCTGAGCTCTCGCCTCCGCGAACTTCGGCGGATCGAGAAT encodes:
- a CDS encoding thioesterase family protein; amino-acid sequence: MVLIFRIILGVIRGLRRKNRRGLFEDSVIRLRVLPTDADLYFHLNNGRYLSISDLGRLDLAMGNGFSSVMMKNRWFPVVATSMARFRFSIDLFQRFTLRTRIVGWDAKWLYIVHWFEVDGRAAATILLKAVFLERRQTVPPVRLFEEMGIVVESERLPEWIRHWTETEEAIKPALNQAMEDSVEKIDREQAE